From the genome of Chania multitudinisentens RB-25, one region includes:
- the fghA gene encoding S-formylglutathione hydrolase, which yields MNTSLELLEEHRMFGGWQQRYRHAAQSLDCNMTFSIYLPPPRDDNPPPVLYWLSGLTCNDENFTLKAGAQRIAAELGLVLVMPDTSPRGSEVPNDEGYDLGQGAGFYLNATQAPWDKHFRMYDYISDELPTLIKQHFSVSERQAISGHSMGGHGALMLALRNPQRFRSASAFAPIVNPCQTPWGRKAFTAYLGNDESHWLQYDSCHLLANSTEKMPILVDQGDSDQFLADQLQPAKLAELAHQHGWPLTLRTQPGYDHSYFTIATFIEDHLRFHAEHLFH from the coding sequence ATGAACACGTCATTAGAACTGCTTGAAGAGCACCGCATGTTCGGTGGCTGGCAACAACGTTACCGCCACGCGGCGCAAAGTCTGGATTGCAACATGACTTTCAGCATCTATTTGCCACCACCACGCGACGACAATCCACCGCCGGTGCTGTATTGGCTGTCTGGGCTGACCTGCAATGATGAAAACTTTACGCTGAAAGCGGGCGCTCAGCGCATCGCCGCCGAGCTGGGGCTGGTTTTGGTGATGCCCGACACCAGCCCGCGCGGCAGCGAGGTGCCCAACGATGAAGGTTACGATCTGGGCCAAGGAGCCGGATTTTACCTCAATGCCACGCAGGCCCCTTGGGATAAGCATTTCCGTATGTATGATTACATCAGTGATGAACTGCCCACGTTGATTAAGCAACATTTCAGCGTGAGCGAACGCCAGGCCATCTCCGGCCATTCAATGGGAGGGCATGGCGCACTGATGTTGGCATTGCGCAATCCACAGCGCTTCCGTTCCGCCTCGGCTTTTGCGCCTATTGTGAATCCTTGCCAAACTCCGTGGGGGCGTAAAGCCTTTACCGCTTATCTGGGGAACGACGAAAGCCACTGGTTGCAATACGACAGTTGTCACCTGCTGGCAAATAGCACAGAGAAAATGCCTATCCTGGTGGATCAGGGCGATAGCGATCAGTTCCTGGCCGATCAACTGCAACCGGCAAAGCTGGCTGAACTGGCCCACCAGCATGGTTGGCCGCTGACGTTACGCACCCAGCCGGGTTATGACCACAGCTATTTCACCATCGCCACGTTTATTGAAGATCATCTACGCTTCCACGCTGAACACCTGTTCCACTGA